The Thermoanaerobaculia bacterium genomic interval TCGTCGAGCGTTTCTCCCGCCACGTACCGCGAGGCGACCCGCCGGACGAGCGGGGAGGGAACGAGGGGCAGGGTCGCGGCGATGGCCCGATCGAAGAGGCTCACGGCGCCTCCGGGAGCGCCCGGGCGAAAGCGACCGCGTCCACCCGGGGAGCGCCGCCGCGTTTCAACGCCCGCGCGCAGGCCGAGAGCGTCGCGCCCGAGGTCGCGACGTCGTCGACGAGGAGGACGGGAGCGGCCGAGCCGCCCGCGCGGAACGCGCCGCGCACGTTGTCGGCGCGCCGGGAGAGGGGGAGGCCCGCCTGGCGTTCCGTCTCGCGCGTCTTCCGGAGGAGGTGCGGAGCGAACCGGCGGCTGGTCGCCCGGGCGAGCTCGGAGGCGAGCTCCGCGGCGGGAAAGAAACCGCGCCCTCGCCGTTCCCGGCGCGTCGCCGGCACGGGAACGACGATCGCGTCCGCGGAGACCGCGGCCGCGGCGGCCGCCATCATTCCGGCGAGCGCGCTCGCGAGATAGTCGACGCCGGCGTACTTGAACGCCTTGAGGATCTCCCGGGCGGAGCCGTCGTAGACCGCGGGACAGCGGAGCGCGTCGTAGGCGGGCGGGTCGCTCATGCAGCGGCCGCAGCGCGGCTCCTCGAGAGCGTCCGCGCCCGCCGCCGGAATCGGGAGATCGCAGATGCCGCACCGCGCTCCGGAAGCGCGGGGCATCGAGCTCCAGCACTCCTCGCAGACGCCCCCGCGCCGCGCCCGGGACCGCCCGGCGTCGCACGACCAGCAGGCGGGAGGGAAGACGAAAGGGGAGAGCCGTTCGAGAACGGTGGAGAGGGCCGCGATCACGCGCCCTCTCCGGGACTGCCCGCGAAACGCGGCTGCTCCATCGCGCGCGATTCTACCCGAGCCTCGCCGCCGGGCGGAGAGCGAGTCGGACGGCGCTCGCCCGGCGCCCGACTCGTCGGAAGCGCCGGGTCCTCCGCGATCCCGCGCGCCCGGCCGTACAAAGCGTGACGGCGTTGACCCTCCCGGGGGCGGAGGGTAGAGTCGTCGCGTGAAAGGAGGCGCCGTGCGAATTCTCCGATTCGGGGCCGTCCTCGTCCTGGCGTTCGCGTGGTCGGCCGTCGCGCGCGCCCAGTCCTCCTCGTTCGGCGTCGGGGCGTCGGGGGGCATCGTCGACGCGGCCGAGCGCGAGTTCAAGTTCAGCGATTTCGAGCGGAGCGACGTCAACGTCTGGGCGCAGTACGCGGTCGATCGCCAGGTCTTCCTCCGCGCGACCCTCGGACGGATGCACGTCGCCGCCTACAACGCCGGCCAGCTCGTCGTGAACGACGGCGTGACGGCGACCGTTCCCGACGACGTGCGCGACCGGATCGATTACGGGCTCATCGCGACCTCCTACGACTTCGTCGAGTCCGCCTGGACATCCGGTCTCTTCGCGGGCGTGGGCATTTACCGCGTCAAACCCGGCATCCCGCCCGGCGACCTGGCATTCGCCGCCGACAAGGAGGAGACCGTCTTCGGATTCCACTTCGGCGTCGACGCGCAGTTGACGATATGGCGGACGCTGGGGATCCTCGGACGGGTCACCTGCCACATTCCGCAGACGAATCCGCATCGGGTGCTGATCACCGCCGATGCCGGGGTGTCGTACCGGTTCTAGGGGGCGGCGCGGCGATACCCGCCCGTCGGAGCCGCCGGCGCGCTCGACGGGCATCCCGGTACGCCGCGCCGGCTACTCCGAAGCCTTGATGATCGCCAGCCCCTTCTGCCCGTAGAACCTTCCCAGCAGCGCGTAGTACGCGCCGGTCTCCTTCAGCTTCTTCAGGTTCTCGTCCAGGAGCGGCGTCAGGTCCGAGCCGAGGCGGAGCGCGAAGGCGTAGTTCTGTTTCTCGGGGAGCGACCAGGCGATCTCGAGATTCGAATACTTCGCCGCGTACGTCATCGCCATCGGCGAGTCGGTCACGCTGAAGTCGGCGGTGCCGTCGGCGACCTTCGAGAAGAGCTCGCTCTGGTTCTCCGTGTAGAGGAGCTTGACCTTCGGCGCTTTCTGGCACTCC includes:
- a CDS encoding double zinc ribbon domain-containing protein, translating into MIAALSTVLERLSPFVFPPACWSCDAGRSRARRGGVCEECWSSMPRASGARCGICDLPIPAAGADALEEPRCGRCMSDPPAYDALRCPAVYDGSAREILKAFKYAGVDYLASALAGMMAAAAAAVSADAIVVPVPATRRERRGRGFFPAAELASELARATSRRFAPHLLRKTRETERQAGLPLSRRADNVRGAFRAGGSAAPVLLVDDVATSGATLSACARALKRGGAPRVDAVAFARALPEAP